The following proteins come from a genomic window of Verrucomicrobiia bacterium:
- a CDS encoding Ig-like domain-containing protein gives MRTRLFHKKFAALLGAWLFLAAAPAFAAQITLTGDAQKGPLTTGDDGKFTLVNVPLRSNSVNRFKVTAKDGSQEQSQEVLITQISLQSVVVSKIKSTPLTVQQIEQLVNDGVIDIDDPSNFNVSVFQIVLTIGGREVGIDVPMVRGLQEDMGEEDVAPKSDPGDGRSNPNPPEVVVFEVEPPPIPGQPPAPPIPGVLIIEGRIKTLKEFYSVRLLLMNTSGIFTLHDVTANIEFPDGGLSSTLPQDGIVQFGDILPGDGETPGQKEREFIIRGDEIGVRGVKVNFGGTIIGGGIPDDVIIPFNGSADTTVEVKGPPEFRVQVIHPPAVVQDVPYELIVDIQNVGDTPALYTSFELDVGADGNLVDCTYDEALGNPVCLPIVGSAVRNIGHLMPGESTRQSFMINPHVTGPITSCIAVADQNIDLQVHVGNQGCIVGQRSIAKSPDGIPTMSVLPAANALGVGIDAPVVAIFNEKMNESTINLSTIQVLDDQGAAVPGNLRIVPLGDHTAAIFQVLDGITNRWKGNTTYTIQISDNIFDLQGNKLVSPWTSEFTTTDPTNDITPPTVTLSIEPPVNPSQVLPGQIIRLNAYASDQGTHVARVELRMQDTDDAVPAYELIDQKTVFPEQSGPIIFSVDSANLTPGHIYQFKATAFDNVGNSQNATIAAVIAQNAAAPTVQLPNDPAAPVLYGISLTLVPENLTGGVKQVDYYLDAASTPFATLTVAPYSVTVDTLGKTLGAHTIRAVATDGLGQTGQDVFGFQLAANPNEPIVDFGGAIDGQQYVVGKPLSVNGSAADPTGIQGVAFFLDNTAGTPVALSTEPFDLDTTGLSLGNHKLIFKATNKAGVSNDLNDPDSVLEFKVVAEPPPGPPPAAPQVTNITFPVNGQVTLTGTSVANARIDISNLTQGTQESIFADGAGAFQIALAAQSGDQIRLIAFNLSQSLTGSNPTNVVVPAAPVLDHITVSPSSRTFTAVNDSQEITVTGFYVGGAQANITSQATFSSNNTAVATVNADGRVADIANGNALITATVGTKTAQVNVTVNIVTLTGVSIDPTSFTLFGLNKTRQLSVIGSYSNGSTAPIPAGSVAFGSTNIAVAAVNASGLVTSISTGNAVISASVAGFAPAQTSVTVAPIAPTGISVSPNAILFTSKDETRQLDITVNFNDGTTGSPQSAVDYDSDHTDVATVDANGLVTAVANGDATITVQHQGFTADVTISVDIPDATTPPPEITQLDRAKAGEGDIFTIFGKNFAAVPGDNLVRVNGIQAVVQSARQDELAVVVPAGATSGPVNVEVNGKVSNDAALVIYGRLAKSFLITPAVDVAASAGAKLLLSGPTIDFRAGDKVYLSSAPDVLAPLSYTGQLRARVDGGAFSNIGASGQVIELTSLLTAGSRTVDLDLGESAGRHKTAAIYLVAGPNNTGVISGFRSIMANGQSRSQAVTILNLTDLAGNPYPNGSKVAVTVEAHCFRDRSTSGCIASHGGSITNGEGNSPDGFGLRVFTVQNRRIDVVYDPGSSAPLNAWSLDISNIQVLPANSNGSRTSDTALAYTPVTLTSFESVGTTRSQTSVVADGLEKILTVTFTGARDTAGQPVPDGTPFVVTVEPHCFRDASNSSCIGSAGGSLLSGDASPDGFGLRRHVLAGGEAEVQYSPGGTTLPYPNTAIANLQFLPSRPNGSRIGDYAFQFTPVTLSSAQSPTVSSASSVYADTGDNRVIVTLSDFKDSLGNPVPDGTKVVVTAEAHCFRNASDNSCIGSAGGVIISGTNSPDGFGLKVHDIQNGQTQVTYSALGVGMQTLNSGTVNVQVLPSRPNGSRIGDYAIVAVPFAAAGVQAAISSANPTAVVADGSSKSVTITLTNIRDTSGNVLPDGAQVVLTAEGHCFRNPSDNSCIDSRGGLITTGTASPDGFGLKVHVVSGGQITATYDPSSVALEFPDVQTARIQVLPAKPNGGRLGDYAFAVVPVALSSIQQAQVSVVPPSVFADNSANLSVITLSNIKDAAGNNVPNGSKVVATAGAFCFRNPTDNTCVDSRGGAITTGTASPDGFDLKAHTVQSGSTQITYSAAPIALEAREAALANVQILPSQPNGSRIGNRAFTLAPVTLAGYQSADVTGPGQVTPGGTASYVVSNIRDTSGNLVPDGAKVLVTASAVCFRDPETNNCIGSAGGGVTNGTASPDGFDLKAFAIQGGQFTVQFQAPAGTGVSVLQLLPGKPGNQRTGNKAFTLKSISVQNAGG, from the coding sequence ATGAGGACGCGCCTCTTCCACAAAAAATTTGCCGCTTTGCTGGGCGCGTGGCTTTTCCTGGCTGCTGCGCCGGCCTTTGCCGCGCAGATCACGCTCACCGGCGATGCCCAGAAGGGGCCTCTGACGACGGGCGATGACGGCAAGTTCACGCTCGTCAACGTGCCGCTGCGCAGCAACAGCGTGAACCGCTTCAAGGTGACGGCCAAGGACGGCAGCCAGGAGCAGAGCCAGGAAGTCCTGATCACGCAGATCAGCCTTCAGTCGGTCGTGGTTTCCAAGATCAAGTCCACGCCGCTCACGGTGCAGCAGATCGAGCAGCTGGTCAATGACGGCGTGATCGATATCGACGATCCGTCCAACTTCAACGTTTCCGTTTTTCAGATCGTGCTCACGATCGGCGGGCGCGAAGTCGGCATCGACGTTCCCATGGTCCGCGGCCTTCAGGAAGACATGGGGGAAGAAGACGTGGCGCCCAAGAGCGACCCGGGCGACGGAAGGTCGAACCCCAATCCGCCGGAAGTCGTGGTTTTCGAAGTCGAGCCTCCGCCGATTCCGGGCCAGCCGCCCGCGCCGCCGATTCCCGGCGTCCTCATCATCGAAGGCCGCATCAAGACGCTCAAGGAATTTTACAGCGTGCGCCTGCTCCTCATGAACACCTCCGGCATTTTCACGCTGCATGACGTGACCGCCAACATCGAATTTCCGGACGGCGGGCTTTCGAGCACGCTCCCGCAGGACGGCATCGTGCAGTTCGGTGACATCCTGCCCGGCGACGGGGAAACGCCCGGCCAGAAAGAGCGCGAATTTATCATCCGCGGCGACGAGATCGGCGTGCGCGGCGTGAAAGTCAATTTCGGCGGCACCATCATCGGCGGCGGCATTCCGGACGACGTCATCATTCCGTTCAACGGCAGCGCGGACACGACGGTCGAAGTCAAAGGCCCGCCGGAATTCCGCGTGCAGGTCATCCATCCGCCCGCGGTCGTCCAGGACGTGCCGTATGAGCTTATCGTCGACATCCAGAACGTGGGCGATACGCCCGCGCTTTACACCAGTTTCGAGCTCGACGTGGGCGCGGACGGAAACCTGGTCGACTGCACGTACGACGAAGCGCTGGGCAATCCCGTGTGCCTGCCGATCGTAGGCAGCGCCGTGCGCAACATCGGGCACCTGATGCCCGGAGAATCGACGCGGCAAAGCTTCATGATCAACCCGCACGTCACCGGCCCGATCACGTCCTGCATTGCCGTAGCCGACCAGAACATCGACCTGCAGGTCCATGTCGGCAACCAGGGGTGTATCGTGGGGCAGAGAAGCATCGCCAAATCCCCGGACGGAATCCCGACGATGTCGGTCCTTCCGGCCGCCAACGCGCTCGGCGTGGGCATCGACGCGCCGGTCGTCGCGATTTTCAACGAAAAGATGAACGAAAGCACGATCAATCTCTCGACGATCCAGGTGCTGGACGACCAGGGAGCCGCGGTTCCGGGCAACTTGCGCATCGTGCCTCTGGGCGACCACACGGCCGCGATCTTCCAAGTGCTCGACGGCATCACCAACCGTTGGAAAGGCAACACGACTTATACGATCCAGATCAGCGACAACATTTTCGATCTCCAGGGCAACAAGCTCGTGAGCCCGTGGACCAGCGAATTCACGACGACCGACCCGACCAACGACATCACGCCGCCCACGGTGACGCTCTCGATCGAGCCGCCGGTGAATCCGTCGCAGGTCCTGCCCGGCCAGATCATCCGGCTGAACGCCTACGCTTCCGACCAGGGCACGCACGTCGCGCGCGTGGAGCTGCGCATGCAGGACACGGACGATGCCGTCCCTGCTTACGAGCTGATCGACCAAAAAACCGTTTTCCCCGAACAGAGCGGCCCGATTATTTTCTCCGTGGACTCCGCGAACCTGACCCCCGGCCACATTTATCAGTTCAAAGCCACGGCCTTCGACAACGTGGGCAACAGCCAGAACGCGACGATCGCCGCGGTCATCGCGCAGAACGCGGCCGCGCCGACGGTCCAACTGCCGAACGATCCCGCGGCCCCCGTCCTGTACGGCATTTCACTCACGCTCGTCCCGGAAAATCTGACCGGCGGCGTCAAGCAGGTCGATTATTATCTCGACGCCGCGTCCACTCCCTTTGCAACGCTCACGGTTGCGCCTTACTCGGTGACCGTGGACACGCTCGGCAAAACCCTCGGCGCGCACACGATCCGCGCCGTGGCCACCGACGGCCTCGGGCAGACGGGCCAGGATGTTTTCGGCTTCCAGCTCGCGGCCAATCCCAACGAGCCCATCGTGGATTTCGGCGGCGCCATCGACGGGCAGCAATACGTGGTCGGCAAGCCGCTTTCGGTGAACGGCTCCGCGGCCGACCCTACGGGCATCCAGGGCGTCGCTTTCTTTTTGGACAATACGGCCGGAACGCCTGTCGCCCTGTCGACCGAACCCTTTGACCTGGACACCACGGGCCTTTCGCTCGGCAATCACAAACTGATCTTCAAGGCCACGAACAAGGCCGGTGTTTCCAACGATCTCAACGATCCGGACTCGGTCCTCGAATTCAAGGTCGTGGCCGAGCCGCCTCCGGGCCCGCCTCCGGCCGCGCCGCAGGTGACCAACATCACGTTTCCGGTGAACGGCCAGGTGACGCTTACCGGCACGAGCGTGGCCAATGCCCGCATCGACATTTCGAACCTGACCCAGGGCACGCAGGAAAGCATTTTTGCCGACGGCGCGGGAGCTTTTCAAATCGCGCTCGCCGCCCAATCCGGCGACCAGATCCGCCTCATCGCTTTTAATCTGAGCCAGTCGCTGACCGGCAGCAATCCCACGAACGTCGTGGTGCCGGCGGCGCCGGTCCTCGACCACATCACGGTTTCGCCGTCGTCGCGGACCTTCACGGCCGTCAACGATTCCCAGGAGATCACGGTCACGGGTTTTTACGTGGGCGGCGCGCAGGCCAATATCACTTCGCAGGCCACGTTCTCTTCCAATAATACCGCGGTCGCCACCGTGAACGCCGACGGCCGCGTCGCGGACATCGCCAACGGAAATGCCCTGATCACGGCGACAGTCGGCACGAAGACCGCGCAGGTCAATGTGACCGTCAACATCGTGACGCTCACCGGCGTTTCCATCGATCCCACGAGCTTCACGCTTTTCGGCCTGAACAAGACGCGGCAGCTCAGCGTGATCGGCTCTTATTCCAACGGCAGCACGGCGCCGATTCCCGCGGGCAGCGTGGCTTTTGGTTCGACCAACATTGCCGTGGCCGCGGTGAACGCGAGCGGCCTTGTCACTTCCATCAGCACGGGCAATGCCGTGATCAGCGCGTCCGTCGCGGGTTTTGCGCCGGCGCAGACTTCGGTCACGGTCGCTCCGATCGCGCCCACGGGCATCAGCGTGTCGCCGAACGCGATTCTCTTCACCTCGAAAGACGAGACGCGCCAGCTGGACATCACCGTGAATTTCAACGACGGCACGACCGGTTCGCCGCAGAGCGCGGTTGACTACGATTCCGACCACACGGACGTGGCCACGGTCGATGCGAACGGTCTTGTGACCGCGGTCGCGAATGGCGATGCCACGATCACGGTGCAGCATCAGGGCTTTACCGCGGACGTGACGATCTCGGTCGACATCCCCGACGCCACCACGCCGCCGCCGGAGATCACGCAGCTTGACCGCGCGAAAGCCGGCGAAGGGGACATCTTCACGATCTTCGGTAAAAATTTCGCGGCCGTGCCCGGCGACAACCTCGTGCGCGTCAACGGCATCCAAGCCGTGGTCCAGTCCGCGCGCCAGGACGAGCTCGCCGTTGTCGTGCCCGCGGGCGCGACGAGCGGTCCCGTGAACGTCGAAGTGAACGGCAAAGTCAGCAATGACGCCGCGCTGGTCATCTATGGCAGGCTCGCCAAGAGCTTCCTCATCACGCCGGCGGTCGACGTGGCCGCTTCCGCGGGCGCGAAACTGCTTTTGTCCGGCCCGACGATCGACTTCCGCGCGGGGGACAAGGTTTACCTTTCGAGTGCGCCCGACGTGCTCGCGCCGCTCAGTTACACCGGCCAGCTGCGCGCACGCGTGGACGGCGGCGCTTTCTCCAACATTGGAGCTTCGGGCCAGGTCATCGAATTGACCTCGCTGCTCACCGCGGGCAGCCGGACGGTCGACCTCGATCTCGGCGAATCCGCGGGCAGGCACAAGACCGCGGCCATTTATCTCGTGGCCGGCCCGAACAATACGGGCGTGATCTCGGGCTTCCGCAGCATCATGGCCAACGGACAGAGCCGCTCGCAGGCCGTCACGATCCTGAATCTGACCGACCTCGCGGGCAATCCTTATCCGAACGGTTCCAAAGTCGCGGTGACCGTGGAAGCGCACTGCTTCCGCGACCGCAGCACCAGCGGCTGCATCGCTTCGCACGGCGGCTCGATCACGAACGGCGAGGGGAATTCGCCGGACGGATTCGGCCTACGGGTCTTTACCGTGCAGAACCGCCGCATCGACGTGGTCTATGATCCGGGCAGCTCGGCGCCGCTGAACGCCTGGAGCCTGGACATCTCGAACATTCAGGTTCTTCCGGCCAATTCGAACGGCAGCCGGACCTCCGACACGGCGCTGGCCTACACGCCGGTCACGCTGACTTCCTTTGAATCCGTGGGCACGACGCGCAGCCAGACCTCCGTCGTCGCCGACGGCCTGGAAAAAATCTTGACTGTCACGTTCACGGGCGCGCGCGACACCGCGGGCCAGCCCGTTCCCGACGGCACGCCTTTTGTCGTGACCGTGGAGCCGCATTGCTTCCGCGATGCGAGCAACAGCAGCTGCATCGGTTCCGCGGGCGGAAGCCTATTGAGCGGCGATGCTTCGCCGGACGGTTTCGGACTGCGCAGGCACGTCCTTGCCGGCGGGGAGGCCGAAGTCCAGTACAGCCCGGGAGGCACGACGCTTCCTTATCCCAACACGGCCATCGCGAACCTGCAGTTCCTGCCGTCGCGTCCCAACGGTTCGCGCATCGGCGACTATGCGTTCCAGTTCACGCCGGTCACGCTTTCGTCCGCCCAGTCGCCCACGGTCAGCTCCGCATCGTCGGTGTATGCGGACACGGGAGACAACCGCGTGATCGTCACGCTCAGCGATTTCAAGGACTCGCTCGGGAATCCGGTGCCGGATGGAACGAAAGTCGTCGTGACGGCAGAAGCGCACTGCTTCCGCAACGCCTCGGACAATTCCTGCATCGGTTCGGCCGGCGGTGTCATCATCAGCGGCACGAATTCTCCCGACGGCTTCGGCCTCAAGGTCCATGACATCCAGAACGGACAGACCCAGGTGACGTACAGCGCGCTGGGCGTGGGCATGCAGACGCTCAACTCCGGCACGGTGAACGTGCAGGTGCTGCCGTCGAGACCCAACGGCAGCCGCATCGGCGATTACGCGATCGTTGCCGTTCCTTTCGCGGCCGCGGGAGTGCAGGCGGCGATCTCTTCCGCGAATCCCACGGCGGTCGTGGCCGACGGCAGTTCCAAGAGCGTGACCATCACCCTGACCAACATTCGCGACACTTCCGGTAACGTTCTGCCCGATGGCGCCCAGGTGGTCCTCACCGCCGAAGGCCATTGCTTCCGCAATCCTTCCGACAACAGCTGCATTGACTCGCGCGGCGGTTTGATCACGACCGGGACGGCGTCACCCGACGGGTTCGGACTCAAGGTCCACGTCGTGTCCGGCGGTCAGATCACGGCCACGTACGATCCGTCTTCTGTCGCGCTGGAATTTCCGGACGTCCAGACCGCGCGGATTCAGGTGCTGCCGGCCAAGCCCAATGGCGGCCGCCTCGGCGATTATGCGTTTGCCGTCGTGCCTGTGGCCTTGTCTTCGATTCAGCAGGCGCAGGTTTCCGTGGTTCCGCCCTCGGTCTTCGCGGACAATAGCGCGAATCTTTCGGTGATCACGCTCAGCAATATCAAGGATGCCGCGGGCAACAATGTCCCGAACGGCTCGAAGGTCGTGGCGACTGCGGGAGCATTTTGTTTCCGCAATCCCACGGACAATACATGCGTCGATTCCCGCGGCGGCGCCATTACGACTGGTACCGCTTCGCCGGATGGTTTCGACTTGAAAGCGCATACGGTCCAAAGCGGCAGCACGCAGATTACCT